A genomic stretch from Arachis stenosperma cultivar V10309 chromosome 3, arast.V10309.gnm1.PFL2, whole genome shotgun sequence includes:
- the LOC130966117 gene encoding uncharacterized protein LOC130966117, whose translation MVRADATACIKVLLNTIEAHFGFRPTYRRVWLAKQKVVTQLYGDWNELCNEFPRWVLGVQTMMLSSVAVLRMSSVRVGGQVDQSTLLVAITQNGNSNILPVAFALLEGENVESWSFFLSHLRQHITPQPSILVISDRYNSINATLEAPDGGWLPPAAYRAFCIRLVAANFALIFKGKDARRLLVNATYAKIEVEFDYWVDILRTDDPAMCDWANRIEYVMWTQHQDECGPW comes from the exons ATGGTTAGAGCTGATGCTACCGCGTGTATCAAGGTACTGCTGAATACGATAGAGGCCCATTTCGGTTTTAGACCAACATACAGGAGGGTTTGGTTGGCTAAGCAGAAGGTTGTGACACAGCTTTACGGAGATTGGAATGAGTTATGCAATGAGTTTCCGCGATGGGTACTAGGTGTGCAGACAATGATGTTAAGTAGTGTTGCAGTGTTGAGGATGAGTTCTGTACGAGTTGGTGGGCAAGTGGATCA GAGTACATTGCTTGTTGCGATTACTCAGAACGGGAACTCTAACATCTTGCCTGTTGCATTTGCACTTCTGGAGGGTGAGAATGTCGAGTCGTGGTCATTTTTTCTATCCCATCTCCGCCAGCACATCACTCCGCAGCCAAGTATTCTAGTGATATCGGATCGGTATAACAGTATCAATGCCACACTTGAGGCTCCCGACGGAGGTTGGCTACCACCCGCTGCATACCGTGCATTCTGCATTCGACTTGTGGCTGCAAATTTTGCCCTGATTTTTAAGGGCAAGGATGCACGTAGGCTTCTGGTGAATGCGACCTATGCCAAGATTGAGGTTGAGTTTGATTACTGGGTTGATATTCTACGAACTGACGACCCTGCCATGTGTGACTGGGCTAACAGGATTGAGTATGTAATGTGGACTCAGCATCAGGATGAGTGCGGACCGTGGTAG